Proteins from a single region of Streptomyces spectabilis:
- a CDS encoding acyl-CoA dehydrogenase family protein, which translates to MKTATPTAATTTTLLTADQLALVETTLDFAEEHLAPHAVTWDQEKHFPVDVLRKAADLGLGGVYVDEAAGGSGLTRSDGVLVFEALASGCPSVAGYLSIHNMVAWMIDHYGDRAQRARWLGPLTSMDRLGSYCLTEPGAGSDAAALSTRAERDGDAYVLTGVKQFISGAGASHVYVVMARTGGGGSEGVSAFVVERDDPGLSFGANEKKMGWNAQPTRQVVLDGVRVPADRLLGAEGDGFRIAMNALNGGRLGIAACSLGGARSALDRSLVHLADREAFGAPLLDAQALRFELADMATELAAARALVRQAAQALDQRDPQAPQLCAMAKRFATDTGHSVADRALQLHGGYGYLTEYGIEKLVRDLRVHRILEGTNEIMRLIVARGLTGALR; encoded by the coding sequence ATGAAGACCGCGACCCCCACCGCCGCCACGACCACCACCTTGCTCACCGCGGACCAGCTCGCGCTCGTCGAGACCACCCTCGACTTCGCCGAGGAACACCTCGCCCCCCACGCCGTCACCTGGGACCAGGAGAAGCACTTCCCGGTCGACGTGCTGCGCAAGGCCGCGGACCTCGGGCTCGGCGGCGTGTACGTCGACGAGGCCGCGGGCGGCTCGGGCCTCACCCGGTCCGACGGCGTCCTCGTCTTCGAGGCGCTCGCCTCCGGCTGCCCCTCCGTCGCCGGCTATCTGTCCATCCACAACATGGTCGCCTGGATGATCGACCACTACGGCGACCGGGCCCAGCGCGCCCGCTGGCTGGGGCCGCTGACCTCCATGGACCGGCTCGGCAGCTACTGCCTCACCGAGCCGGGCGCGGGCTCCGACGCGGCCGCCCTGAGCACCCGCGCCGAGCGCGACGGCGACGCGTACGTCCTCACCGGCGTCAAGCAGTTCATCTCCGGCGCGGGCGCCTCCCACGTGTACGTGGTGATGGCCCGCACCGGCGGCGGCGGATCCGAGGGCGTGTCCGCGTTCGTCGTCGAACGCGACGACCCCGGCCTGTCCTTCGGCGCGAACGAGAAGAAGATGGGCTGGAACGCGCAGCCCACCCGGCAGGTCGTCCTCGACGGCGTGCGCGTGCCCGCCGACCGGCTGCTCGGCGCCGAGGGCGACGGCTTCCGCATCGCCATGAACGCCCTGAACGGCGGCCGCCTCGGCATCGCCGCCTGCTCCCTCGGCGGTGCCCGCAGCGCCCTCGACCGCAGCCTCGTCCACCTCGCGGACCGGGAGGCGTTCGGGGCCCCGCTGCTCGACGCCCAGGCGCTGCGCTTCGAGCTCGCCGACATGGCGACCGAGCTCGCGGCGGCCCGCGCCCTGGTCCGGCAGGCCGCGCAGGCCCTCGACCAGCGCGACCCGCAGGCACCGCAGCTGTGCGCCATGGCCAAGCGGTTCGCCACCGACACCGGCCACTCCGTCGCCGACCGCGCCCTCCAACTCCACGGCGGCTACGGCTATCTGACGGAGTACGGCATCGAGAAGCTCGTCCGCGACCTGCGCGTCCACCGCATCCTGGAAGGAACCAACGAGATCATGCGTCTGATCGTGGCCCGCGGCCTCACGGGAGCGCTGCGATGA
- a CDS encoding enoyl-CoA hydratase/isomerase family protein has protein sequence MTEEPVLIRTEGRAGHITLNRPRALNALTHAMVRAVDEALTAWAADPAVETVVLTGAGERGLCAGGDIRQIHEDARTGGGASADFWRDEYRLNARIARYPKPYVAVMDGIVMGGGVGVSAHGSVRVVTERSRIAMPETGIGFVPDVGGTYLLGLAPGELGTHLALTGEPVGARDALTCGLADHFVPAADLPRLVADLAAEPVRDVLARYVTEAPAGSLAGQREWIDACYPAATVEEIVDRLQAHGSPAAKEAAETLLGKSPTALKVTLRALREARRLGPLERVLEQEYRVSCAALGSADLVEGIRAQVIDKDRAPRWSPAALADVTGADVDRYFLPLGARDLALGAGGPAQEEPW, from the coding sequence ATGACCGAGGAGCCCGTCCTGATCCGCACCGAGGGGCGCGCCGGCCACATCACCCTCAACCGGCCGCGCGCCCTGAACGCCCTCACCCACGCCATGGTCCGCGCCGTCGACGAGGCGCTGACCGCCTGGGCGGCGGACCCGGCCGTCGAGACCGTCGTCCTCACCGGCGCGGGCGAACGCGGCCTGTGCGCGGGCGGCGACATCCGGCAGATCCACGAGGACGCGCGCACCGGCGGCGGCGCGTCGGCGGACTTCTGGCGCGACGAGTACCGCCTGAACGCCCGCATCGCCCGCTACCCCAAGCCGTACGTCGCCGTGATGGACGGCATCGTGATGGGCGGCGGCGTCGGGGTCTCCGCGCACGGCAGCGTCCGCGTCGTCACCGAGCGCTCCCGGATCGCCATGCCCGAGACCGGCATCGGCTTCGTCCCCGACGTCGGCGGCACCTACCTGCTCGGTCTCGCGCCCGGCGAACTCGGCACCCACCTGGCCCTCACCGGCGAGCCGGTGGGCGCGCGGGACGCGCTGACGTGCGGACTCGCCGACCACTTCGTCCCGGCCGCCGACCTGCCGCGCCTCGTCGCGGACCTCGCGGCAGAGCCGGTGCGCGACGTCCTCGCCCGGTACGTGACCGAGGCACCGGCCGGATCGCTCGCCGGGCAGCGGGAGTGGATCGACGCCTGCTACCCGGCCGCGACCGTCGAGGAGATCGTCGACCGGCTCCAGGCGCACGGCTCCCCGGCCGCGAAGGAGGCCGCCGAGACCCTGCTCGGGAAGTCGCCCACCGCCCTCAAGGTCACCCTCAGGGCGCTGCGCGAGGCCCGGCGGCTCGGCCCCCTGGAGCGGGTCCTGGAGCAGGAGTACCGCGTCTCCTGCGCGGCCCTCGGCTCCGCCGACCTGGTGGAGGGCATCCGCGCCCAGGTCATCGACAAGGACCGCGCCCCGCGCTGGTCCCCGGCCGCGCTCGCCGACGTCACCGGCGCCGACGTGGACCGCTACTTCCTGCCGCTCGGCGCGCGCGACCTCGCGCTCGGCGCCGGCGGCCCGGCACAGGAGGAACCGTGGTGA
- the mmsB gene encoding 3-hydroxyisobutyrate dehydrogenase: MVNPSAQDRPCGVVAFVGLGHMGGPMAANLVRAGHRVVGHDLVPRALDAAVAAGVEAAPSAVAAAADADVVLTMLPAGRHVLALYEEEGLLAAARPGTLFVDCSTIDVADARAAHAAAAAAGHAAVDAPVSGGVMGAEAGTLTFMAGGADTDVARAEPLLSAMGKKTVHCGPAGAGQAAKICNNMILGISMIAVSEAFVLGESLGLSHQALYDVASTASGQCWALTTNCPVPGPVPGSPANRDYRPGFAAPLMAKDLGLAAAAIRAGEVRAELGLRAAEMYRGFAQGPGAEQDFSGIVETLRNEPLRNPEGQAHE, from the coding sequence GTGGTGAACCCCAGCGCACAGGACCGGCCGTGCGGCGTCGTCGCCTTCGTGGGCCTCGGCCACATGGGCGGTCCGATGGCCGCCAACCTCGTCCGGGCCGGACACCGCGTCGTGGGCCACGACCTGGTGCCTCGGGCGCTCGACGCCGCCGTCGCCGCGGGGGTCGAGGCCGCCCCCTCGGCGGTGGCCGCCGCGGCGGACGCGGACGTCGTCCTCACCATGCTCCCCGCGGGCCGTCACGTCCTCGCCCTCTACGAGGAGGAGGGCCTGCTCGCCGCGGCCCGCCCCGGCACGCTGTTCGTGGACTGCTCCACGATCGACGTAGCCGACGCCCGCGCCGCGCACGCGGCGGCCGCCGCCGCGGGGCACGCCGCCGTCGACGCCCCGGTCTCCGGCGGCGTCATGGGCGCGGAAGCGGGCACGCTCACCTTCATGGCCGGCGGCGCCGACACGGACGTCGCCCGAGCCGAGCCGCTGCTGTCCGCGATGGGCAAGAAGACCGTGCACTGCGGGCCCGCGGGCGCCGGGCAGGCCGCGAAGATCTGCAACAACATGATCCTCGGCATCTCGATGATCGCCGTGAGCGAGGCCTTCGTCCTCGGCGAGAGCCTCGGCCTGTCCCACCAGGCCCTGTACGACGTGGCGTCCACGGCGTCCGGCCAGTGCTGGGCGCTCACCACCAACTGCCCCGTGCCGGGCCCGGTCCCCGGCTCGCCCGCCAACCGCGACTACCGCCCCGGCTTCGCCGCCCCCCTGATGGCCAAGGACCTGGGCCTCGCCGCCGCCGCTATCCGCGCGGGCGAGGTGCGCGCCGAACTCGGCCTGCGCGCCGCGGAGATGTACCGGGGCTTCGCCCAAGGGCCCGGAGCCGAACAGGACTTCTCCGGGATCGTCGAGACCCTCAGGAACGAGCCCCTCAGGAATCCGGAAGGACAGGCGCATGAGTGA
- a CDS encoding enoyl-CoA hydratase has protein sequence MSDPAETRTDAYETILVDRAAAPRTALLTLNRPKALNALNLQVMREVVAAAEELDRSPDIGCIVLTGSARAFAAGADIKEMRPHGYMDMYLSDWFTAWDRLAQLRTPTVAAVSGYALGGGCELAMLCDVLLASDTAVFGQPEIKLGVIPGIGGSQRLTRAVGKAKAMELCLTGRTMDAAEAERAGLVSRIVPAEDLLAEALAVAETVAGMSLPVAMMAKEAVNRAFETTLTEGVRFERRLFHAVFAVADQKEGMGAFVEKRPPEFRHR, from the coding sequence ATGAGTGACCCCGCCGAGACCCGCACCGACGCCTACGAGACCATCCTCGTCGACCGGGCCGCCGCCCCGCGCACCGCCCTGCTCACCCTCAACCGGCCCAAGGCGCTCAACGCCCTCAACCTCCAGGTCATGCGGGAGGTCGTCGCGGCGGCGGAGGAGCTCGACCGGTCCCCGGACATCGGCTGCATCGTCCTGACCGGGTCCGCCAGGGCCTTCGCCGCGGGCGCCGACATCAAGGAGATGCGCCCGCACGGGTACATGGACATGTACCTCAGCGACTGGTTCACGGCGTGGGACCGGCTCGCCCAGCTGCGCACGCCGACGGTCGCCGCCGTGTCCGGCTACGCCCTCGGCGGCGGCTGCGAACTCGCCATGCTCTGCGACGTCCTGCTCGCCTCCGACACCGCGGTGTTCGGCCAGCCCGAGATCAAGCTGGGCGTGATCCCCGGCATCGGCGGCTCCCAGCGCCTGACCCGCGCCGTCGGCAAGGCCAAGGCCATGGAGCTGTGTCTGACCGGCCGCACCATGGACGCCGCCGAGGCCGAACGCGCCGGGCTCGTCTCCCGGATCGTCCCCGCGGAGGACCTGCTCGCCGAGGCCCTGGCGGTCGCCGAGACCGTGGCGGGCATGTCGCTCCCCGTCGCGATGATGGCCAAGGAGGCCGTGAACCGCGCCTTCGAGACCACCCTCACGGAAGGCGTCCGCTTCGAACGCAGGCTGTTCCACGCGGTGTTCGCCGTCGCGGACCAGAAGGAAGGGATGGGGGCGTTCGTGGAGAAGCGCCCGCCGGAGTTCCGCCACCGGTAG
- a CDS encoding HAD family hydrolase, protein MSALNDTSVIFDLDGTLVDSEPNYFEAGRQLLAEQGVTDFTWQDHETYVGISTQETLARWKELYGLSAPLPELLADKNRRYLELARTSTRVYPQMAAFVELLHEAGVPMAVASGSSRAAIEAILAGTGLDAYLKTFVSADQVARGKPAPDVFLAAAELLGTGPERCVVLEDAVPGALAAKAAGMRCVAIPYVPAQADDPAFAAADLLVRGGQAEFSARAVVDWLAGR, encoded by the coding sequence ATGAGCGCCTTGAACGACACCTCGGTCATCTTCGATCTCGACGGCACGCTCGTGGACAGCGAGCCCAACTACTTCGAGGCGGGACGGCAACTGCTCGCCGAGCAGGGCGTCACGGACTTCACCTGGCAGGACCACGAGACGTACGTGGGCATCTCCACGCAGGAGACCCTGGCCCGCTGGAAGGAGCTGTACGGTCTGAGCGCGCCGCTCCCCGAGCTGCTCGCGGACAAGAACCGGCGCTATCTGGAGCTGGCCCGCACGTCCACGCGCGTCTACCCGCAGATGGCGGCGTTCGTGGAGCTGCTGCACGAGGCGGGGGTGCCGATGGCCGTGGCCTCGGGCTCCTCGCGCGCCGCGATCGAGGCGATTCTGGCGGGAACGGGCCTGGACGCGTACCTGAAGACGTTTGTGTCGGCCGACCAGGTCGCCCGCGGCAAGCCCGCGCCGGACGTCTTCCTGGCCGCCGCTGAGCTGCTCGGGACCGGGCCCGAGCGCTGTGTGGTCCTGGAGGACGCGGTGCCGGGGGCCCTGGCCGCCAAGGCCGCGGGCATGCGGTGCGTCGCGATTCCCTACGTCCCCGCGCAGGCGGACGATCCGGCGTTCGCCGCGGCGGACCTCCTGGTGCGGGGCGGGCAGGCGGAGTTCTCGGCCCGGGCCGTGGTGGACTGGCTGGCTGGACGCTAG
- a CDS encoding Lrp/AsnC family transcriptional regulator codes for MAVDELDTRILRLLLEQPRTSVREYARVLGIARGTLQARLDRMERDGVITGTGPSLSPAALGHPVLAFVHIEVTQGHLDEVGDALAAVPEIIEAFSITGGGDLLTRVAARDNGHLEDVIQRLIQLPGVVRTRTEMALRERVPHRLLPLVESVGRAAAEESRRK; via the coding sequence GTGGCCGTCGACGAGCTGGACACCCGCATCCTGCGGCTGCTCCTGGAGCAGCCGCGTACCAGCGTGCGGGAGTACGCGCGCGTGCTCGGCATCGCGCGCGGGACGCTCCAGGCCCGCCTGGACCGCATGGAACGCGACGGGGTGATCACGGGGACGGGACCCTCGCTGTCCCCCGCCGCCCTGGGCCACCCGGTCCTCGCCTTCGTGCACATCGAGGTCACGCAGGGGCATCTGGACGAGGTCGGGGACGCCCTGGCCGCGGTCCCGGAGATCATCGAGGCCTTCTCGATCACCGGTGGCGGCGATCTGCTGACCCGGGTGGCCGCCCGCGACAACGGGCACCTGGAGGACGTGATCCAGCGGCTGATCCAGCTGCCGGGCGTGGTGCGCACCCGGACGGAGATGGCGCTGCGCGAACGCGTTCCGCACCGGCTCCTGCCGCTCGTGGAGTCGGTGGGCAGGGCGGCCGCCGAGGAGTCCCGGAGAAAGTGA